In Carboxydocella sporoproducens DSM 16521, the genomic stretch CCCTTACTCCCGTTCAGTTAGATGCTATTCGCTACTACTGGTTCACCCGAGGTGAGGTTGCGGGCATACCCTGTATTATCTCCCGCACCGGCTACACCGGGGAGGATGGCTGGGAACTTTATTGTTCACCGGACCAGGCCAGGCAGCTCTGGCAAACCCTGCTTACGGCTGGACAGGATAAGGGTATTAAGCCTATCGGTTTGGGGGCCCGGGATACCCTGCGCTTTGAGGCTGCTATGCCTCTATATGGCCATGAACTGAGCGAAGATATTACACCCCTGGAAGCTGGCCTGAAGAGATTCATCGCCCTTGATAAACCGGAAGATTTCATCGGCAAGCCTGCTCTTACGGCCCAGGCTGAAGCAGGACTGAAGCGCAAGCTGGTAGGTCTGGAAATGGTAGAGCGGGGCATTGCCCGGCAGGGTTACCTGGTAGTCAACCAGGGACAGGAAATCGGGGTAGTAACCTCTGGAACCATGGCACCTACCCTGGGCAAGAATCTGGCCATGGCTCTGGTGGCTATAGAAGTAGCTCAACCTGGCCAGGAAGTGGCTGTATTAATTCGTAACAAGGAAGTAAAGGCAAAAATAACTAATTTGCCTTTTTATAAAAGAGGGAGGTAATTGAGTATGAGTAAGGTACTGGCAGACTTAAAGTATACCAAAGAACATGAATGGGTAAAAATCGAAGGCAATATTGCTACTATCGGCATTACAGATCACGCTCAGGAAGCCCTTGGCGACGTAGTTTTTGTAGATTTGCCGCCGGTAGGTACAGAAATCAGTGCTGGAGAAAGCTTCGGTACTGTGGAATCAGTAAAAGCCGTTTCAGATATTTATGCTCCTGTAACAGGCAAAGTGATAGAAGTAAACCAGGAGCTTATCGACGCCCCTGAAAAAATCAATGAAGATGCCTATGCTGCCTGGATGGTCAAGGTGGAAATCAGCGAAGAACCGGCGGATTTGCTGACTGCTGACGAATACGAAGAATTGCTGGCCAACGAATAAGAGCGAGGGGGCATAACCGCATGTATATACCGCATACCGAGGCTGAGCGGCGGGAAATGCTGGCCGCTATGGGAGTGAACAGTATTGAGGACTTGTTTGCTGACATTCCGGCGGAAGTGAAAATGCAGCGGCCATTACAGATTCCCGGGTTTAAGAACGAGATGGAAGTAGCTGCCCATTTGCGGGAACTGGCTGCCAAAAACGCCAGCCTGCAGGAATATGTATCCTTCCTGGGGGCAGGGGTTTATGACCATCATATTCCCAGTGCCGTAGATCATATTCTCCTGCGTTCCGAGTTTTACACAGCCTATACTCCCTATCAGCCGGAAATAAGCCAGGGGACGCTGACTGCGATTTTTGAATTCCAGACCCTGATCTGCCAGTTGACTGGCATGGATGTGGCCAATGCTTCTATGTATGATGGGGCTACAGCCATGGCGGAAGCGGCCCTGATGGGCTGTGCAGCCACCCGCCGGCCGCGGATTCTGATTTCCACTGCCGTTCATCCTGAATACCGGGCCGTGGTGAAGACCTATGCCCGGGGCCAGGGGCTGGAAGTGGTGGAAATCCCCTATGAAGACGGAGTAACCTCTGAAGCTGCGTTACAGGAACAACTGGATACATTGGCTGGGGTGGTGATTATCCAGCAACCTAACTTCTTTGGCTGTCTGGAGCAGGGCGAGAGGATTGGTGAGATGGCCAAACAGGCTGGGGCCAAATTTGTGGTTATCGCTGACCCCATTTCCCTGGGACTTTTGACTCCTCCTGGTGAATATGGTGCGGATATCGTGGTTGGTGATGGCCAGCCCTGGGGCAATCCTCCCAGTTTTGGCGGACCTTCTTTTGGCTTTATGGCTGTGAAAGAGGAGATGGTAAGACGGATGCCGGGCCGAATTGTCGGACAGACCGTTGACAATCGGGGCCAGCGGGCTTTTGTTCTCACCCTGCAGGCCCGGGAACAACATATTCGCCGGGAAAAAGCTACCTCCAACATTTGTTCCAACCAGGCTCTCTGTGCGCTGGCTGCCACTATTCACCTGAGTTTGCTGGGCAAGCAGGGGGTTAGGAAAGTTGCCGAATTGAATGTGCAAAAGGCCCACTATCTCTTTGAGGAAATGAAAAAACTTCCCGGCTTTGCACCAGCCTTTACAGCACCCTTTTTCCGGGAATTTGCTATCAAGACTCCTCAATCGCCCCGGCGGATCAATGAAAAGTTGCTGGCCCACAAGTTTATTGGCGGTTTGGATCTGGAGCGGGTTTATCCCGAACTGACCAGTACCCAGCTGTGGACAGCCACTGAAAAACGAACCAGGCAGGAAATAGACCGTCTGATCGCAGTGCTGGGGGAGGTGAAGTAAGATGGCCAAACTCATTTTTGAGCTCAGCCGCCCTGGTTGTGTTGGTCATCCCCTGCCGGATTGTGATGTACCTGCCCGGGAGCTGGCTGAACTGTTACCGGGAGTGGAATTAAGAGAAGAAGTAAAGGGCTTGCCGGAAGTGAGTGAAGTGGAAGTCATTCGCCATTTCACCGAGCTTTCCCGTCTCAATCACGGGGTGGATTCCGGTTTTTATCCCCTGGGCTCCTGTACGATGAAATATAATCCTAAAATCAATGAAAATACCGCTCGCTTACCCGGTTTTGCCTGGCTGCATCCCTATCAGCCGGAGGAGTCGATCCAGGGGGCTCTGGAGTTGCTGTACCAGACCCAGGAGTATCTGGCGGAAATCGCCGGTTTGCCGGCAGTGACCCTGCAACCGGCAGCGGGGGCGCACGGGGAATATACCGGGATGATGATCATCCGGGCCTACCATGAGAGCCGGGGGGATAAACGCACCAGGGTGATTGTTCCTGACTCCGCCCATGGCACCAACCCGGCTACTGCCGCCATTTGCGGCTATTCAGTGGTAGCGGTGAAATCCGATGAGCGGGGCTGTGTGGATGTGGAAGCCCTGAAAAAGGTGATGGATGAGCATGTCGCTGCCTTAATGCTGACCAACCCCAACACTCTGGGTTTGTTTGAAGAAAACATCCGGGAAATTGCGGAAATCGTGCATAGCAAAGGCGGTTTGCTCTACTATGATGGGGCCAATGCCAATGCCATTATGGGAATTGCTCGGCCGGGAGATATGGGCTTTGATGTAATGCACTTTAACCTGCATAAGACCTTTTCCACTCCCCACGGGGGCGGCGGCCCTGGTTCCGGTCCGGTAGCAGTGCGGGATTTCCTGGCACCTTTCCTGCCTGTACCGGTTGTAGTGAAAGGCGAGGATGGTTACCGCCTGGATTATGATCGGCCCCAGTCCATTGGTAAGGTGCGTTCCTTCTATGGCAACTTCGGGGTGGCAGTTAAGGCCTATACTTACATGCGGGCTCTGGGCGGAGAAGGCCTGAAGGCTGTCAGCGAAAATGCTGTACTTAATGCCAACTACTTGCTCAGTCAGTTGAAACAGCATTATTATCTTCCTGTTGACAGGATTTGCAAACACGAATTTGTGCTCAATTCCAAAAAGCAAAAACCTTATGGTGTCAGAACTATGGATATAGCCAAACGGTTACTGGACTATGGCTATCATCCGCCTACGGTCTACTTCCCGCTGATCGTGGAGGAAGCCCTGATGATCGAACCCACAGAAACGGAGTCCAAACAGACTCTGGATGAATTTATTGCCAGTATGATCAAAATCGCCCGGGAAGCGGAGGAAAATCCGGAGCTGCTGACATCAGCTCCCCATACTACCCCCATTGGTCGGGTAGATGAAGCCCGGGCGGCCAGACAGCCTGTATTGAAATGGGATGGTCAATAATGGAAAAGAAATTACAAACGGCCTGGCAAGTGCGCCAGGCCCATTTTCCCCCCAGAATTTATTTTGACCGCCCCCATGCAACCAAAGGGGTAAGTGTGACCGGCAAGGAATGTGCCCTGAATTGCAGTCATTGCGGTGGGCATTATCTGGAAAAGATGGCTGCTTTGAAACCAGAAATCTTAGGGCAAGCTAAAAGCTATCTGATTAGCGGCGGCTGTGATGGTCAGGGCCGGGTCCCCTGGTTCCGCCAGCTGGATCTACTGCTCCAGGCCAAAGGAAAGAGCCGCTACAACATGCATGTGGGATTGGTGAATGAGGAGGAAATTCCAGCTCTGGCCCGGATTGCTGATGTGGTTTCCTTTGATTTTGTTGCTGATGATGCTACCATCCGCGAAGCCCTGGGCCTGGAAAAAACGGTGGAAGATTATGTCCGGGTCTATCAGGCTCTCAGGCAAAAGGTCAGAGTTTTGCCCCATATTTGTATCGGTTTGCGCGGAGGAGAGGAAAGCGGGGAAGAAAGAGCGCTGGATTTGCTGGCCGAGCTGGGGACCGAGGGACTGGTTTTTATAGTCTTTACCCCGACTCCCGGCACCCGCTATGCCGATCGTCAGCCGCCGCCCTTAGAACGAGTGGTGGATTTGCTGAGCGAGGCCCGTTTGCGTTTTCCTAATTTGCCCATTCACCTGGGGTGTATGCGGCCCAAAGGCAAATATCGGGCCCGGCTGGACGAACTGGCCATCAGGGCCGGGATCAACCGGCTGGTGCAGCCCACCCCGGGAGCTGTTCAGCTGGCGCAAACCCTGGGACTGGAGATAGTCTACGGGGAGGAGTGTTGTGTACTATGATCAAGGTTTCAGCGGGTACAGCCCATGTACTGGGGCTAAAACAGCTTAAAACCGATGCCCCTCCCACCACCGCCTATTTGATGGCGGGGGAAAAGTGCAGTCGTTCCTGTGGCTTCTGTCCTCAAGGCCGGGACAGCCAGAGCCGTTCTGATCTCCTCTCCCGGGTGACCTGGCCGGGTTTTCAGATGCAGGAAGTGGTGCCCCGGATTGCTGCAGCTTTTCAGTCCGGGGAGATCAAACGCACCTGTTTGCAAGTGGTTAACAGCCGGGAGGCCTGGCTACATACCCGGGAGATGATTGCAGAACTGACACGGCAAACCGATGTGCCCATTTGCCTTTCCTGCACTCGCATGGATATGGCTCGGCTGGAGGAAATGCTGGCTGCGGGTGTAGAACGGATTGGATTACCTCTGGATGTAGCTAATCCTGAACTATATAGCCAGATCAAGGGCGGTTCCTGGAGTGAACAGCTGGCTTTTATCGAAGCTGCCGCCCGAACTTTTCCGGGGCGAATTAGCACTCATCTCATCGTTGGCCTGGGAGAGCGGGAAGAAGAAATTTGCCAGCTGCTGCAGCGTTTTACCGACCAGGGAATAACAGTGGCTCTTTTTGCCTTTACCCCTGTGCCGGGTACAGCTCTGGCAGACCGGCCGCCACCACCGCTGGCCCAGTATCGCCGCATCCAGGCTGCCCACTGGTTAATCAAAAACAAACTGGTCAGGGTAGAACAAATGATTTTTACTGCCAGTGGTCGCCTGGTTTATCTGGGAGCCAGGGAGCAGTTACGGCAATGGCTGGCCTGTGGCAGGGCATTCCAGACCA encodes the following:
- the gcvT gene encoding glycine cleavage system aminomethyltransferase GcvT, with product MAELKRTPLYELHIAAGAKMVDFGGWEMPVQYSGIIDEHQTVRQAAGLFDVSHMGEITVKGPGALAFLEKLLPNQVARLAKGQILYSPMCYEHGGTVDDLLVYKEDEEEYLLVVNAGNTDKDYEWIKQLAPAGVEVENISHTVAQLAIQGPQATAILKPLTPVQLDAIRYYWFTRGEVAGIPCIISRTGYTGEDGWELYCSPDQARQLWQTLLTAGQDKGIKPIGLGARDTLRFEAAMPLYGHELSEDITPLEAGLKRFIALDKPEDFIGKPALTAQAEAGLKRKLVGLEMVERGIARQGYLVVNQGQEIGVVTSGTMAPTLGKNLAMALVAIEVAQPGQEVAVLIRNKEVKAKITNLPFYKRGR
- the gcvH gene encoding glycine cleavage system protein GcvH: MSKVLADLKYTKEHEWVKIEGNIATIGITDHAQEALGDVVFVDLPPVGTEISAGESFGTVESVKAVSDIYAPVTGKVIEVNQELIDAPEKINEDAYAAWMVKVEISEEPADLLTADEYEELLANE
- the gcvPA gene encoding aminomethyl-transferring glycine dehydrogenase subunit GcvPA produces the protein MYIPHTEAERREMLAAMGVNSIEDLFADIPAEVKMQRPLQIPGFKNEMEVAAHLRELAAKNASLQEYVSFLGAGVYDHHIPSAVDHILLRSEFYTAYTPYQPEISQGTLTAIFEFQTLICQLTGMDVANASMYDGATAMAEAALMGCAATRRPRILISTAVHPEYRAVVKTYARGQGLEVVEIPYEDGVTSEAALQEQLDTLAGVVIIQQPNFFGCLEQGERIGEMAKQAGAKFVVIADPISLGLLTPPGEYGADIVVGDGQPWGNPPSFGGPSFGFMAVKEEMVRRMPGRIVGQTVDNRGQRAFVLTLQAREQHIRREKATSNICSNQALCALAATIHLSLLGKQGVRKVAELNVQKAHYLFEEMKKLPGFAPAFTAPFFREFAIKTPQSPRRINEKLLAHKFIGGLDLERVYPELTSTQLWTATEKRTRQEIDRLIAVLGEVK
- the gcvPB gene encoding aminomethyl-transferring glycine dehydrogenase subunit GcvPB — translated: MAKLIFELSRPGCVGHPLPDCDVPARELAELLPGVELREEVKGLPEVSEVEVIRHFTELSRLNHGVDSGFYPLGSCTMKYNPKINENTARLPGFAWLHPYQPEESIQGALELLYQTQEYLAEIAGLPAVTLQPAAGAHGEYTGMMIIRAYHESRGDKRTRVIVPDSAHGTNPATAAICGYSVVAVKSDERGCVDVEALKKVMDEHVAALMLTNPNTLGLFEENIREIAEIVHSKGGLLYYDGANANAIMGIARPGDMGFDVMHFNLHKTFSTPHGGGGPGSGPVAVRDFLAPFLPVPVVVKGEDGYRLDYDRPQSIGKVRSFYGNFGVAVKAYTYMRALGGEGLKAVSENAVLNANYLLSQLKQHYYLPVDRICKHEFVLNSKKQKPYGVRTMDIAKRLLDYGYHPPTVYFPLIVEEALMIEPTETESKQTLDEFIASMIKIAREAEENPELLTSAPHTTPIGRVDEARAARQPVLKWDGQ
- a CDS encoding radical SAM protein, with amino-acid sequence MEKKLQTAWQVRQAHFPPRIYFDRPHATKGVSVTGKECALNCSHCGGHYLEKMAALKPEILGQAKSYLISGGCDGQGRVPWFRQLDLLLQAKGKSRYNMHVGLVNEEEIPALARIADVVSFDFVADDATIREALGLEKTVEDYVRVYQALRQKVRVLPHICIGLRGGEESGEERALDLLAELGTEGLVFIVFTPTPGTRYADRQPPPLERVVDLLSEARLRFPNLPIHLGCMRPKGKYRARLDELAIRAGINRLVQPTPGAVQLAQTLGLEIVYGEECCVL
- a CDS encoding radical SAM protein; the protein is MIKVSAGTAHVLGLKQLKTDAPPTTAYLMAGEKCSRSCGFCPQGRDSQSRSDLLSRVTWPGFQMQEVVPRIAAAFQSGEIKRTCLQVVNSREAWLHTREMIAELTRQTDVPICLSCTRMDMARLEEMLAAGVERIGLPLDVANPELYSQIKGGSWSEQLAFIEAAARTFPGRISTHLIVGLGEREEEICQLLQRFTDQGITVALFAFTPVPGTALADRPPPPLAQYRRIQAAHWLIKNKLVRVEQMIFTASGRLVYLGAREQLRQWLACGRAFQTSGCPDCNRPYYNEKPGGIMYNYPRPLTEAEREQELAFLFSSLKTEPKEEEQCSGA